In Myxococcales bacterium, the genomic window CTGCAGCAGAAGCAGGTCAAGGACATCGAGCTGATTCACGAGCTCGGCGCCTACGGCGAGGGGCTGGCCACGGTGTTCGAGAAGTCCTTCCAGAGTATCGGTGGCAACACTCATCGCAGCGTCTTTTCTAACAGCTCGGAGCGCGACGCGGCGGTGGTGGCAGCGGGCAAGAGTTTTGCGCCCTGGGTGCTGTTCGTGTCGTCACAGACAACGGACGCCTCGGCCTTCTTGATAGCCGCGAGCAGCTTGAGCGTCTACGCGTCCAAGAACTTGTTCTTGACCGACAGCGCCGCAAACGCCGATTTCCTGAGCGCCGCGGCGGGGGCATCTGCGATGTTCCCGAGAGTGCGAGGCAGCCGGTTCTCGGTCCCCGCCGGCAACGTCTACGAACAGTTTCGAGCCAGCTACAACGCCGCGTTCCAGGTCGAGGCCAACTCCTATTCGTACGTCGCCCACGCGTATGACGCGACCTGGCTGGCGTTCTACGGCAGCGCTCGCTCACTCGGGCAAGAGGGCAGGGTTCACGGCCTGGGCATCGCACGAGGGCTGCGCCACGTGAGCCTGGGCAAGGCGTTGCCGATCGTTCCGGTCAGCTGGGGCGAAATCGGCAAAGAGCTCTCGCTGGGCGGCGACGTCGACGTGAACGGCGCCTCTGGCGCCCTCGACTTCGACCCGCTGAGTGAGGAGACCGAGGGGCCGGTCGACATCTGGCAGATCGCGCCAAGTGGCACGAGCATCGTCGTGGAGCAGACGCTGTCGAAGTGAGACAGCACCGAAAAAACGTGCAAGAACATCAGCTCTGGGGCGGCTCGGCCGTCCGCCCAGCACAGCCCCGAGAAACGCCATGCTCGAAGCCCTGTCACGCGAAGAACGACTGCTCCTGATCAAGTTCGTCTGCGCTTACGCCTGGACCGATCTCGAGCTCCACCCGGGAGAACGGCGGTTCGTCGAACGACTCGTGGAGCGCATGCAGCTCGACCCAGCCGACCGCGCCGAGGTCGCTCAGTGGCTGCATGTGGCACCGGCCCCGACCGAGGTGGACCCGAGCCTGGTGCCGGCGGAACATCGCCGGCTGTTCGTCGAATCCGTACGCGCCGTCATGTATGCGGACGGCAACGTCGAGGACGAAGAGCGCGAACAGCTCGAGCGCTTGAAGGCCGCGCTCGAGAGCTGAGCCTCAGAACGAGAAACCCAGGTTCAGGTTGAGCAACGGGATCCAGCGCGAGTCGTTCTCACTGGACGAGTTGCCCGCGCTGTCGTTGGCGTCTGCCTTGATCGCGACGTATTCGATGCCGCCTTGCGCGACGAAGGTGAAGCCACCGCTCGTGAGCACCTTGTAGCCAATCAGCGGACCCACCGCAGCGCCGTTTCCGACACCCTTGATCTCGCCACCGTTCAGGTCATCTGCCTTGACGTGCACGTAGAGGAACTCCGCCCCGACCTGGACTCCGTCGAACGGTTTCATTGGATACCAGAGCGCCTGAGCGCCCAGCTCGTAGGCGCTGAAGGTCTCCGTCCCGCTGTTGGTCTCGACCTTCAGCGAACCGTAACCGCCGATGACGGCGAGACCCAGGTGATCGACGACACGCCCTTCGACCTCCAGCTCGACGATCGGCGCGATCAGGTGCAGCGGCGAGATCGTGATCGACACACTGCGCACCGGATCGGGCTTCGGTCTGACCGGTGGTGGGCCATGAGCGCCCGGTGGGTAGCCGTAGGGTTGTGGCGGGTAGCCGTAGGGTTGCGGCTGCGCACCGGGCGGCGGCTGCGCACCGGGCGGCGGCGGCTGTGCGGGCGGCGGCTGTGCGGGCGGGGGCTGTGCGGGCGGCGGCTGTGCGGGCGGGGTCTCGGCCCCGGGTGCCGGCTCTTCGACCGGAGGCAGCGCGCCCGTGTTTCCGGGAGGCTGCCCCTGCGCGAAGGTCACGGACGGAATCGCAACGAGAGCCGCAAAGATCCCACACCCCAGGGCAAGCTTCATGGTCGAAACCTTATCACGAGTCAGCTTCGCTCAACGAGCCGCAACACCCGCCGGCAAGCCGGTGCGGGTCTCCACGAGCTCGGCCTTGTAGATGATGGAGCCGGACTCGTCGCTGATCTCCCCCGACAGGTCGCTCCCGTCATTGCCCCGTGACACCGAGAAGGTCGCAAGCTTGTCGCCGACCTTCACTCGGTACGCCGTCTTCTCACACGCGGTCGCCGCCCCTGCGACGAGACAGGTGCTCTTCTCGCGCCCGATCTCGGCTTCGTTGTCGTCGGGTGCAAAGCTGGTCTTGGCCAGCATCTTCTCGAACGCCGCCGCGCTCGAGAGCAACTCCTTCTTGCCGCGCATCTCGCGGACGCGCAGGACTCGATCGCTACCAACATCGTGGGTCACACGCAGGCGCGTCGCGGCATCACCCTCCTCGAGGGTGTAGTCGATGACGATCAGACTCCCCGCCCGCGCCACGACCTCCTGGCTCAAGATCAGAGGCGTCTTCGTGTACGAACCGCTGAAGCGGTGCACCGAACGATCACCGACCCGTTTGTGCGCGAGCTCGGGGCTCGACTTCGGGAGGGTCTCTTCGGCGCTCGGGATCTTGTCGATGAAAGGCAGGTCGTCTGCGCTGATCGAAGCCGTCTTTTGCGACGATTTGGCGGCGGCAATGTCGATCGAGTCGGTGGCATCGTCGGCTGCAATCGGGTTGGGGATGCCCTGGTTTCCGCAGGCGACCACCAGGACCGGGACCGTGATGAGAGCGATGAGATGGCTTCGCATCCCGTGCCAATGCCAAGCCGCCGCCCCTCCGGCCAACTTTCGCGCGGGCGCACTTATGGAAGCAGCGGGGCACGCGTGAACCGCAGGTGGCGACGGCGACCGCTCAGCTTTGGCTTGCCACTGGCGCCCCGAGCTTCGGGCTCGCGAAGGGATCGTCGGGCAGCATCTGCACGATGCGCAGCCGCTCGGCGACCTTCTGGATCAGCTCCGGGTACTGCGTGGCACCCGCCGTGGCCAAGGCCGACGCGCCGATCGCCGTCGCCCAACCCACGGGGCCGACCGGCCGACAGCCGAACAGCTGGCTCAGGCCGGGCGTCTGAACGATGCCGGCGAGCACCGCCGCCGACAGCGCACTCGTGAGCAGCACGGGGCGGCTCATGCCGCCGGAGGTCACCGTCTGCCCGAGCTGGGTTCCAACCAACGCGAGCAGCCCGATGGTCGCCGCCCGCTCTCGAGTACCCGTGAACCGGCCGATCAGGAACGCGGCGCCTGCACCCGCCGTGGTCACGATGGCACGCGAGGCGATGCCGCGGCTCAACGCGTCGCCCAACGAAGCATCAGGGCCTTCGTTCGCCAGAGACTCCAGTGTCTCCTTCGTGGGTGGACGCAGAGCAATCGCCATCGCGGGCGCCACGTCGGTCAGCATGTTGACCAGGAGTAACTGCCGCGCGTTCAAGGGCGAGCGACCGTCGATCAGCCCAGCTGCGACAGAAAAGCCGATTTCGCCGAGATTTCCGCCGATCAAGATCGAGACGGCGTCCCGCACGCTGGCCCACATCGCTCGCCCCTCTACGATGGCGTCGACGATGGTCTCGATGCGCTCGTCGGTGATGACCACATCCGCAGCGCCGCGCGCGGCGCTCGTGCTGCGCTCACCCATCGCGATACCGACGTTCGCAAGGCGGATGGCGGGCGCGTCGTTGGAGCCGTCACCGACCATGGCCACACAGCGCCCTGCCCGCTGAAACGCCCTCACGATCCGGACCTTCTGCGACGGTGTCAGACGGGCAAAAACACTGACCCTCCCGATCACCGCGTCGAGCTCTTCTTCGGTGAGCGCGGCAAGCTCGGCGCCGGTCATCACCCGTTTGTCCGCCATCAGGTCGAGCTCGCGCGCCACGGCCTCGGCCGTGCTCGGGTGATCGCCCGTGATCATCACCGTCTCGACCCCAGCGGTCTTGAGTTGTTCGAGGGCGGCCCGGGCCGTTCGGCGAACCGGATCACTGAAGGCGATGAAACCAACGAACGAGAGGCCAACCAGTCGAGCCGGGTCGAGGCGATCCTCCTCGCCCACGACACGCTCGGCCACACACAGCACCCGCAAGCCGCGCCGTCCCAGCTCCGCTGCGCGCTCGACCAGGCGAGCCCGGGTCACCTCGTCGAGCGCCACGCGCGAGGCGCCCTGCAAGCGTCGCGTGCAGGCCGGCAGGATCACCTCCGGTGCACCCTTCACGTCGAGATAGCGCTGGTGTGCAGCCTGGCCGGTCACTGCGTGGTACCCGCGCCCGGCTTCGAACGAGAGCTCACCGACTCTGCGCCAGCCCGCGGCGCCGTACTCCGCACGCAACGTGTATCCGGACGCCGCGCGGTGCAGCGCCAGATCCAGCGGATCGAACGCGGCGCTGTGCTCCAGCTCCGGTGTTGCTCGCAGTGAGGCCGCGAGCACCAGCAGGTGGCTCGGGCTCAGCGCGTCGATAGCCTCGTCGGCCGTGCCGTCGCACACCCGACGGAGCTCGATGCGCCCCTCGGTGATCGTCCCGGTCTTGTCCACACACAACACGTCGACGCGACCCAGCGCCTCGATGTTGTGTGCGTTGCGCACCAGCGCGCCGCGCTTGCTCAGACGCTCCGCCGCGGCCAGTTGCGCCGCCGTGGCCAAGAGCGGCAGTCCTTCGGGCACTGAAGCGACGGCCAAGCTCACACCCGAGCTCACCACGTCTTTGAGCCGTCGCCCGCGCAGCACCCCGGTCGTGATCAGCGCTGCGCCCGCGCCCAGCGCGATGGGCCCGGTCATGTTGATCAACGAGCGTAGGCGCACTTCCACGCCACTCGTCGCGATGTCGTGCCGCGCTGTGTTCGCGCCGCGACGCGCCTCGGTCTCGTCACCCGTCGCCACGACAACGGCCGTGGCCTTGCCAGCGGCGATGCTGGTGCCTTCGTAGAGCATGCTGCCGCGATCTGCGACGTTCGGCTCGAACGACGCGGTCACACCCTTGCGCACCGGAAGCGACTCGCCGGTCAAGCTCGAGGCGTCGACCTCCAGACTCTCCGCACTGACGATGCGGCAGTCCGCCTGCACGACATCCCCGGGCGAGAGCAGAATCACGTCCCCCCGAGCCAGATCGCTGGCGTCAATCTCGAGCACCTGGCCGCCGCGACGCACTCGAGCGCGGCGCGTCGTATCACTGGCCAGACGCCGGATGGCTCGCTCGGTACGGAAGCGCTGCACCCCTCCGACGAGAGCGTTCAGGCCAACCACCCCGCCCACCATGCCGGCGTCGGCCACGGAGCCCGCCACCGCGGACAAGGCAGCTCCCGCCGCGAGCAGGGGGGCGAGCGGGTTGAACAGCTCGTCCGTCACCGCCTCTGACAGCTCCAGCAAAGCCGGCTTGTCCTTGAGTGTGGGCCGACGACGACTGTGCGCCTCGCTCTTGCTGAGCCCGGCCTCGGTGCTCCCGAGTTTTGCGAGCACTCCCTGCGCGTCGAGCGCGTACCAGGGCGTGCGGTCACGCGGCGGCGGCAACGCCCGCCGCTCGAGCACTGCGCTCACCCGCGCGCCGTTCGCCATGGCCATGAGGGACGCGGCATTGACCACGGTGAACACACGCCGGGTGGTCATGCTGACGACGCCCCCGGCAGCGACCAGGGTGCCGACACCAGCGGCACCCAGCGCGAGATTGACGCTCTGTTTGGCCACCTTACGCGCGGCGACACACGCCGAAAGCACGAAGCGAACGTCGGACAGATCGTCGCGCGAGATCATGTGCGCAGCCCACGGGGGAGTCTCGCCCGCGCGCACCAGACCGACCGCACAGTCCGCTGCACCGATGCCCACGGCGCGACCGGTCGCGACCAGCATCACGCTGCGCCCCTCGCGCTGCAGCCGCCGGATCCCGCTCGGCAGCCCGTCACCGGAGGGAATTGCGTCGTCGACGTTCAGGCCCTGGAGCGCGGCTTCGTCGTTGGACGCGATCACCACTCGCATCTGCGCCTCGTGCGCCGCAGTGATCAGCTCCTCGACACCGGTCTGCGGGATCATGGAGAGCGCAACGATGCCTTCGATCCGCCCGTCGTGAGCCAATCCCAGGCAGAGCTCGCCGCGGGCCGCGACTTCCCGCGCCCGTTCCTCGAGCTCGATCGACATGCCAGCGTCCAGACGCCCGGGCGGACCCAGTGCGTAGTTGGCCTGGCGGACGACTCGTACCGGCTGCTCGGGATCGAACAGCTCGAGCACACGCTGTCGTGTGTCCTTGCGGGAGATGCCCTCCAGGGTCACGACATCCGTCACCTCGAAGCGATCACGGGCGACCAGATCCCCCTGAATGACCAGGCAGTCGATGCGGTCGAGCCGGCGCAAGACGTCCGGATCGGTGACGAGCACACGTCGCGCCGCGAGCGCACGCCCGAGCTCCGCCGCAAACACGTCGCGCCCGAGGCGTGCGGGTTTTGGCAACGCGCCGAACAGCGCCGCCACCGCGTTCTGCACACTGCGGGTGGTGAGAAAACTCACCGCGAACCCGCCGAGCGAGACGACCCAAGCACGGTCCGCGTATTCCTCGATGGGTCCCCGAGGCAGCGGCACGGGCCGCGGATCGACGCTCGCCCGCCGAAGATCGTGCTCGAAGGGCGCGGAGCACAGCTCGGCCTCGCGTGCCTCCCAGGTCTCCTTGCGCACACGCCCCTCGCGCAACAGCGCCGCCCTGTGCGCAAGGTCGACGAACGAGGCCATGGGCCGCTGCGCCAGACCCTGTGCGACGGAGATCACGCCGCCCAGCGAGAGATCGGCGCGGCGCTGCCCGAGCGCCTGATCGATACCGCCGCGCAGTCGGGGTGATGCCCGCACCACCGTCGCGGCCGCCGCGATCGAGGCGGCGATGCCGGAAGAAGGAAAGGGAGAGAACTTGAGTGCGGTCCCGATACCAAGCCCCAGGACGTCGAGCGCCGCACCCAGCCCGAGCCGCTGCAGTGGCTCCGTATCCGCCGGGTGCTCGGCGGCCGTCTCAGGAAAGGCTGCCTTGTCGACGTGTGCGCTACGCTCCGCCCCCTCCACGAGCTCGACGAGCTGATCGAGCTCGTGCGCACCTCGCTCGATCTCGATCACCGCGCGTCGGGTGTGTGGATTGACCTCCACCCACTTCACCTGCGCCATGCGCCCCGCGGCCTCTGTGAGCGCC contains:
- a CDS encoding ABC transporter substrate-binding protein; translated protein: MSAVGSDPWRRARTALCGVALLGAASCSFTRPEITTCSSSVGCREAFGSGFVCGGDGYCEKAAPSPRCQVTFPEDLLTRPESYPNAIVIGSLMDRSVITHQARENAIRLATTHVTEGGGLQNRPFGVVFCDIAKNSQYDSRDRGAAAVQSGLYLADVIGVPAIIGPSASTDALAVFEALGGRDVVMISPSATSPELSGIDAKNPTDENPGRFWRTAPPDTLQGDAIAIYLQQKQVKDIELIHELGAYGEGLATVFEKSFQSIGGNTHRSVFSNSSERDAAVVAAGKSFAPWVLFVSSQTTDASAFLIAASSLSVYASKNLFLTDSAANADFLSAAAGASAMFPRVRGSRFSVPAGNVYEQFRASYNAAFQVEANSYSYVAHAYDATWLAFYGSARSLGQEGRVHGLGIARGLRHVSLGKALPIVPVSWGEIGKELSLGGDVDVNGASGALDFDPLSEETEGPVDIWQIAPSGTSIVVEQTLSK
- a CDS encoding TerB family tellurite resistance protein codes for the protein MKFVCAYAWTDLELHPGERRFVERLVERMQLDPADRAEVAQWLHVAPAPTEVDPSLVPAEHRRLFVESVRAVMYADGNVEDEEREQLERLKAALES
- a CDS encoding DUF3575 domain-containing protein, whose amino-acid sequence is MKLALGCGIFAALVAIPSVTFAQGQPPGNTGALPPVEEPAPGAETPPAQPPPAQPPPAQPPPAQPPPPGAQPPPGAQPQPYGYPPQPYGYPPGAHGPPPVRPKPDPVRSVSITISPLHLIAPIVELEVEGRVVDHLGLAVIGGYGSLKVETNSGTETFSAYELGAQALWYPMKPFDGVQVGAEFLYVHVKADDLNGGEIKGVGNGAAVGPLIGYKVLTSGGFTFVAQGGIEYVAIKADANDSAGNSSSENDSRWIPLLNLNLGFSF
- a CDS encoding HAD-IC family P-type ATPase, whose product is MGQTRAHVELREMNTDELERFRVALTEAAGRMAQVKWVEVNPHTRRAVIEIERGAHELDQLVELVEGAERSAHVDKAAFPETAAEHPADTEPLQRLGLGAALDVLGLGIGTALKFSPFPSSGIAASIAAAATVVRASPRLRGGIDQALGQRRADLSLGGVISVAQGLAQRPMASFVDLAHRAALLREGRVRKETWEAREAELCSAPFEHDLRRASVDPRPVPLPRGPIEEYADRAWVVSLGGFAVSFLTTRSVQNAVAALFGALPKPARLGRDVFAAELGRALAARRVLVTDPDVLRRLDRIDCLVIQGDLVARDRFEVTDVVTLEGISRKDTRQRVLELFDPEQPVRVVRQANYALGPPGRLDAGMSIELEERAREVAARGELCLGLAHDGRIEGIVALSMIPQTGVEELITAAHEAQMRVVIASNDEAALQGLNVDDAIPSGDGLPSGIRRLQREGRSVMLVATGRAVGIGAADCAVGLVRAGETPPWAAHMISRDDLSDVRFVLSACVAARKVAKQSVNLALGAAGVGTLVAAGGVVSMTTRRVFTVVNAASLMAMANGARVSAVLERRALPPPRDRTPWYALDAQGVLAKLGSTEAGLSKSEAHSRRRPTLKDKPALLELSEAVTDELFNPLAPLLAAGAALSAVAGSVADAGMVGGVVGLNALVGGVQRFRTERAIRRLASDTTRRARVRRGGQVLEIDASDLARGDVILLSPGDVVQADCRIVSAESLEVDASSLTGESLPVRKGVTASFEPNVADRGSMLYEGTSIAAGKATAVVVATGDETEARRGANTARHDIATSGVEVRLRSLINMTGPIALGAGAALITTGVLRGRRLKDVVSSGVSLAVASVPEGLPLLATAAQLAAAERLSKRGALVRNAHNIEALGRVDVLCVDKTGTITEGRIELRRVCDGTADEAIDALSPSHLLVLAASLRATPELEHSAAFDPLDLALHRAASGYTLRAEYGAAGWRRVGELSFEAGRGYHAVTGQAAHQRYLDVKGAPEVILPACTRRLQGASRVALDEVTRARLVERAAELGRRGLRVLCVAERVVGEEDRLDPARLVGLSFVGFIAFSDPVRRTARAALEQLKTAGVETVMITGDHPSTAEAVARELDLMADKRVMTGAELAALTEEELDAVIGRVSVFARLTPSQKVRIVRAFQRAGRCVAMVGDGSNDAPAIRLANVGIAMGERSTSAARGAADVVITDERIETIVDAIVEGRAMWASVRDAVSILIGGNLGEIGFSVAAGLIDGRSPLNARQLLLVNMLTDVAPAMAIALRPPTKETLESLANEGPDASLGDALSRGIASRAIVTTAGAGAAFLIGRFTGTRERAATIGLLALVGTQLGQTVTSGGMSRPVLLTSALSAAVLAGIVQTPGLSQLFGCRPVGPVGWATAIGASALATAGATQYPELIQKVAERLRIVQMLPDDPFASPKLGAPVASQS